TATAAGCCTTTCATATGTTGCCATTTTGTATAAAACGCACATGAATTCAAATGGTTATATATACAAGGCTACAAAAAGCTGAACCAGGTCACTGCTGCTCGTGTTCAATTCATCTTATTTGATCATCACAGATATGGAGGCAGTCTTGTTTGAAGCATTCATTACCATTTTCCTGTATATGCATGAATTATGGATGCTGCTGAATAAGGAGGAGGGAAAATCCAATGCAATACCAATTCATGAATGTAATAATGGATTCATAAAGTAAGAATTGCTATATGGCTAATTTTCTAGAAGAGAAAACACATTTGTGGATGCTACTTCAATGGGTCGAGTTTACATATTACATACACCACCATTACCAAACAACATGATCATTTTTCTGACTTGAAAGCTCTTGGGAGGATTTCTAGCTGGTTGTAAAGCAGACTAAAATTAATCGTAACGTTTCTTTATGATCTACAAAAGTAAAACAGACCATCAACAAAAGGACTGATTCAGTCTAAACAGCCGTTTTTAATGTCTGTAGAAGCTGCTGCAGGGTAGGCGACAGAATGAGATTCTTTAGTCATTTTGTTTGAAGCACAAAAACAGCCTTGGTTAAATTAACAAATTTAACCAAGGCTAaaacgacttttgttgtttttgaaaagaaaataactcagtgctattctttgttcttcttttaaatagcaaatgtcgtcaagttctgataaaactggcgctttagtagcatccatgctaatgtcttccgccataatggCACCGgcatcttgttgctgcttgcttacgtcacgactctgctgcgcccgaaagtactgcccctcatcgctgattggtcctgtcactttctaaccgggcccaaacggttcagacgggagctttgcaagatggtttCGCcagttagaaacaaggaaacgttAGAATCCATCTGCTTACTATCCATCTGCACACTATCTTTCAAATCttatcagctgatggccaactgatcccaattattgcctcccagttcccacagccaatcacagctctttctctcaacgcAGTGGTGTATCTAAATATGACTTGCTTGCATCAGTGCTAATGcacaatgctgctgctgctgacaaagcttaacctcctccaccccagcctcctcctttatagaataAAGCCCAAGGCACCCTCATTCAAATTCATGCTTCTATGGATTAATCgattttgaaatcattttattgtatttaatatGCACTGGCATTAGTGtgtctatccatatgggggtttctagcttcTTGACTTACCCAGGCAGCATCTTTTgtgcagagccttctctgctaACTAAAGCTGTATATCCATTTCGCAATTAAAAAGGTTAGATTTATGATGAGAGTGTCCCTGAATGAACGTTACCAGGTCTGCATTAATCCATCAATCCCCTCTCTCATCCCTGACTTCTAACTCTGCCACTATTCACTACTTACTGCTCTCTCTTAGTTCCCTCTGGTGTCTTCTCTGATTGACTATTGCAACTTCCTTCTTATTGGTCTCCCTCAGAAATCACTTCAAAACTTCAACGAGTTCAAAATTCTGCTGCTCATGACATTACCAGAACCCCAGCACTAACATCACACCTGTTCTCCAGCAGGTCCACTGGCTCCCGGTCAACTACCGTATTGACTTTAAGACATTGCTTCTCACCTTACAAGGCCTCACTCCTCcatacctttctgatctccctCCGATCAGCACCCCCCTGCACTCTCAGGTCCTCTTCCTCTATCCACCTTGCTGTCCCACTCATCAGCTCGACCACCATGGGATCTAGAGCCTTTAGCCCCTCTGTTCCCTGCCTCTGGAACTCCATCTCACCAGAAATCAATAACACTAACTCTCTTTCCATTTTCAAATCCCATCTCAAACCCCCTCTTTTGAAAGTTACATATTTAGTCGGATTTATTTTAGTCAACCTACACAAGGTTTTATTccacattttaattaattacTATCTTGCCCACATTTAAACCTGAAAATCCCAACTGGTGTCTCACCATTCGCTCTCTTCTTGGGATACTTGGAGCTCCTCATCCTCCCAGAAGATGACATGCCACTTTCACTCATGGAGTCATGGGCTGAAGAAGCACTTCCGGTGGCCTCGCTGTCACGAATCATGCTTTCGTACCCGCTGCTACCTCCGCTGTGGTAGAACAGAGCAGTGCGACCCATTGCTGGAGGCAGCTCCCCACTCAGCACGCTGCTGTTGTCGCTGCCATGGCCACTGCTGTAGCGCTGCGGCCTCCTGGGTGCTGTGATTTTGCTGTAAGGAGATGGCAGCATGGCCACTGGGGATTTGTCATCGCACACGTTCACCCCGCTGTCATTCCCGCTGTCTGAATCCCCTGAACCTCTCATGTGTTTGCCTGATATGTTGCCCGTTGCCAGTTCGCTCACGCGGCTGTTGGCAGCCCTCATTGCCTGCTTTGTCCCCATGATAGTTCCTCGTCCAGGTTTACTGctgactgcagcagcagctgttcGAGTAGCTGAAGTCCGTCCTGATGGAGGCAGGTTGGCATTGGTGTTTTTACTCACAGGAGTGGCCAAAGATTTAGTAGAGGAGCTCAAACCTTTGGAGTTGTTTGCCGACAGTGAGCGTGCTTTACTACCATTGACTGTTCCTAATGCTCTAGTGTTAGCAGAGGCTTTAACCTGACCTGGCCTGCTAAGACTTCCTCCACTCGGGGATGATGGACAGGTAGCTATAGGAGAGCTGGAGGAATTCGGAATACCAAACCTAGGAATGGATTTATTGGATTTGCTACTCCCTAGACTTGCCCCACTATTCTCCCTGCTAAGTGCAGCTCTGGAGCCCGATAAAGACAGACTGTCACACCTTTCCAGGGACATCTGGCTTCCATAATGCTGCCCAGATTCTCCTCTCGGCCCTCTTCCCTTCAGGCTGGAGGTTACTTTAGCTGTGTTGAGGCTGGAGGCTTTATAACTTGCAGAGTCGACTCTGTGACGTACCTCAAGCTCGTCCTCAGACACAGCTGCCCTTGTTCCCTTTCCTGCCTCCCCGTATGCTGACTTTAAGGCACTTTGGGGTAGCAGGGTCTTAGTTTTATGGTCTAAACTGGATTTTCTCACAGGGGGTGGGGGTGGAGGTGAGGTGCAACCAGGTCTAGGGAGATTGCTTGCTTTCTGTGAGCTAGCCTTGTTGGTTTTCCCCAGGGAGGAGTATTTAAGGCTGGAGGGAGAGGCGATAACATCTTGGACTCCCTTGTAGTCCGTGGACGAGTGGATGACAGGAACAGTTCCCAGGGTGGTGGCACCTCGTCTCAGCTGAGGCATCTTGCTGGGCGGATTCTTACTGGCTGACTTCTCGCAGCCATCAACAACCCTCTGGGATGAGGTAGACCCCTGCACCTTGGGTGGGCGAGGTacgctgttgctgttgttggatGTTTTATAAGAAGGGATGCCACTAGGAGGGTTTCTGAGAAATTTGCTGGTGTTGCTGGAGTCGGAAAACTGAGGTTCTGGGTGGTTGTCGCTGCGCTGCCAAGGATCCTCCTGTTGCTTGGCCTCTTGCCTTGGTGGCTctctgctgctactgctgctgctgtgagagatggATGAGGTAGGTTTTATCTTCCTGGGAAGACTGGAGTGGACTATGGAAGGGGGCTGTGGAAGCTGGGAGGAGCTAAGAGAGTGAGCTTTAATTATTTTAGATGTCAGCCTGAGGGAGCCTTTGGCTGATTCTGGAGATGGGGGGCACTTTGTTAAGGATAGTTTACTTGAAGTGGCGCTGTCACTGTCTAGTTCTGAAAAATCAAATCCGCTGTCATTTAAGGAGTTCTTGGCATCTCTAGGGGAGGAAATACAGTGCAACATATCCAGGGAATCGAAGTAGAAGGTGGCTTCTGGTGCTATGTGTTTGGACTGTGGAAGGAAGACGTCAGTGGAATGAGTCCCTTCACTTGCCACAGTGCAGACGCTAACCTCACTCAGCCAGGAGCTAATAGATGAACCTCTGCTGTCTATACACTCCATCGCCCCCTCCTGAAGGGGCGTTACCACAGCAATGTTCACCTCTGACCCTCCCACAGCTGAGGTGTAAGCGTCAAACTCATCATTGATACTGCTGATGATGCTGACAGGTCTGGATCCAGAGGCCAGCGCCTGAAGGGAGCAGTCACTGTTAAAGCTGATGATGCTTGATGGCCGACCCTTGTCTACAATGCTGCCTATAGAAAGCTCTTCCACCACAGTGAACACAAGCTCGTCCTCTCCGTTTAGCTCCACAGGCTGTTGCAAGGTAACTGTGGCTCTGAGGATGTCCCGATCCAGACATCTGTCCCTCAAAGTGGAGCGAACCTGGCACACTTCTACCGGAGCACTGAGCAGAGGGGAACTATAAGGATCCCGTCTTTTCACAGCTTGGTGGCTCATCCCTACAGGAGGCATTCTGGTGCCAGATCTCTCCTCCTTGtcagtgttttctttctgttgtgAAGGAGGTGGAGCAGGTTTGGGCAAAGCTTTCTTGTTGGAAAAGACCTTTTCCCTCACTACAGGCTCCGAGTTGGACCCTGCAACAGTCGCTTGTTTGTTTATGCTAGCCCTACTCTCTGAAACCAAGGATTTCTCCCCATCGGCGCTGGTTCTGTATACATTTTGAACACTGTCTGATGGTGCCTTCTCTGTGCATTGAGTCTTAGCATTGTCCAGTTTTGATTTGCTGCTGGGACTGCAGGACGGTTGCATTGCAACAGATTTTGGCGATTGTTTGGGTGAAACGCCCTCTTGGGTATGTGAAATATTTGCTACAGTCTTTGGTGAAACAGAGCCTTGACTCTCTTTAGATTTGTCTGTCTTCGGGCTGGCCTGACATTTCTTGCCCTCCCCAACAAATGCAGTGGGTTCTTCACTGCCGTCGATACACTCCAGCCTCTCCTGCAGCTCAGCAAACGTGTTGCATTTAAAGAACTGGTCTCTGTCCAAAGGGCCGTCTTTTGTAGACTTCTTTTTGTTAAGAGAGGGGATGATTGGGACAAAAGCAGGTGGGCCTTCGTTATCACTGAGCTCCCTGTCAGAGATGGCAGTACCGCCGGGGCCCACGTAAATGACGGTGTCACAGGATTGTTCACTACTGGAGGAGTAGTCTGGGTCACTAAGCATTAAGGGCAGGTCTGGGTCCAGAGCGACTGTCCGAGGGTGGAACGGCCTGAGATGGGGTGGCCGACGGATCCTTCCTTCCTCACAGGAGCTCTCCCCACCAGAGGAACTGGATGCATACTATAAAgcaaagatgaaataaaagctaataagccttttttattttaaatgaaaacatgacagtAATAAGAGTCTATCTTCTTACAATATTAATGTGACAGTGTAGTTTCCATCCTCCTctataaaaaacatcaaaaatttaTAGAAGATTTCACTCCTTGacaatttcaaagtaaaatcaatCGTAAATATTAATTCCTGTGAAATTACCAGTCGATATTTATCTAAAGGTTAAAAGTGCACATCAATAGTCAGACAGACATTAATATCAATAATACAAAGTGCTGTATGTGGACTGCAGTATAATCATGCCAGGGACCTTTACAGAATAAATACATGCTGTCATTCCACCTATTAATGTGGAGCATATATTTCCCTAATCCAAGAAGCATTACACACCTCCTTGGGCAGTGGTATTGATTACATGATTACGTGTTAAGGAGCAGAGCAAAACTAGCTCTGAGTTACTGCTCTAATAATCTTCCATCCACACATTCATTTTGATAATAGCTCCAAAATTaaagaaggagaaaagaaaTACTAAGCCGCTGCATGAAATATGATGAAATCAAAGTTAAACATGCATAATTGCTTTAATAGATACAATTAAATTCAGATTAATGTTGAATAACAACTACtttgcatttatcatttataaacaaacaacattAAATGGAGTTACTGCATGAATCGTTATTAAGACATAGCACAGTTTACATGCCTGACACATGTAATGTTGTTGATTGACTACTGTTGCtgtcaggttttattttttatacataACTATTTATCTaccagtttatttctgcatATGTTAAACAGATTTATCAGCACTCATGAGTTTATCAGTGTACCTTAGATTTCTTCTTCCTCATGCGGTGGATCCGGGATGCCAGCTGGATGGTGGTGAGTGAGTCAGCATAGTTGGCGGGGGAATCGGAGATGTGGGCGATCATGGTGGTTCTGCAGTTGATGTTGCCAAGGGACTCCCTCAGCAGCATTGTCAGTTTGCTGTCCCTATAGAGGGAATATCAAGAGCTATGAGCAAACAACAccatacaattttaaaaagacaagaaataaCTAGGTGATACTATTCCAAGAGGTGTTATTTGAATAAACTGGGAAGAAAATTGTTATTGGCTTTTTCAAAAATTCTTTCTTTAGTGAAAGGTTTGGAATATTTTACAGATAAATAGCAATGTTCTTACAGTGCAAAAAAGGTCCACAGTAAGCGATGATGggatcatttttttttttgcatctttttgcttAATAGCTGCATAACCACACAGTTACACAGAGGCATGTTTACATTTGAATGTAGGGAGATGGCACAATGATGATCTCTTCCACAGCGGTAGataaaagaacagaaacaataacggtataaaaaaagaaaatagctTACAGTATGTATACATTATTCTGGTActtatacacatgtttatttatgaAGGAAACATCCGTAAAAGTCTTATACTTATgtgatggtctaataaatttgttaagcactgtatgtctgcCCATTTGTAAGCACAGGGAGAAGGTTAATTTTCTTAGGATTTCATTAACCAAACTTTGCATAAAAAGCAAGGAAATATGTGTTACAACAATGCTTCTTGTCAATagatcttataccattggaatgCCTGTGTACTTCCCTTTAAAATTGTGCCACATTTgcaaggaacatgcatttgtgggatgagcagcggagctgagtgtgtgggttgtACCCATGACAAAAATGCCAATCTTCTctgttgctgttgctattgagtCTTGTTTTGAGCTCCTGGTACCCCCaagtgctgacaatcaggtgtctgatgggcaatctcaatgcagagagatatcgagatgaaattctgcaaccactggcaatcccatatctccacagtctgggcctgaactctatcctccaagatgacaacgttcgcccccacagagcggggtttattaGAGACACCTCCAGattttgggagtggagaggatggaatggcctgccagcagtcctgacctcaaccacattGAACACTTATGGGATCAGCTTGAGCGTgttgttcgtgccagagtgaccaacaaaACCACATTAGCTGACTTGTTACAAATGCTGTTTGAAGACTGGCAcaccatcccacagcagtgtgtgaccaggctggtgaccagcatgaggaggattCGCCGgtgaaaaaacaaggaaatccatctgctttgcaaggttggaAAACTGTGCCAGTAATCACCAGGTCAGTTCCAGTGATGCAAAAAACGCTGAGCATTTAAAATAAGTTTCAAAATcctgattaaaaacaaagtaGCAATCTCTGCTATGGGAAGCTGTGGTCATGTCTGTTGATTGTGCCGAAACCACACCCACTTACAAGAAAGACATGCCTTCCTCAACTGCAAAAAAACTATAATTTAAATTCTTCAAATTCTTACACCTAAGGGAGATGACAGATAGCATAGCTAGGTAGTGCATGTGCAGATCGCGATTTTGAAACTTGTATCAATCTGTGCTTTTATACCATTGTTGTGTCAGTGGTCAGGATTATGATAGGAGCCCCTATGTATCATTGAGCCCCCCCATCTGGCCCCATCAAAATTGGATGAAAACATAACTGTTTGACTTGTTTGTTTGATGTTGCTTTACACAGCAATTATTATAATCTGTGCAGTGCAAGAGAACTTAAAATGAGGTCAACTTCAACTAAATTAAAAGTCACACTGAAAAGCTGAAGAAACATGCAGCAACTTGCCTGAAACAAACCAAACAACCTAATAAACAAAGCATGAAAGACTGTTAGGCTAACTGGTGTTCTTACCTGTATGGTACATGTTTGGCTCCATTTGCTAACGCCATTATGACATTTCCCAAAGCGTTCAGGGATAAACACAAGCCTCCCCCTCCATCTCTGCTCTTACTCAGGACCTTCTCACAGCTCCCCAGGTCGATGAGGTGCAGTCTGCTCCGCCCGCCTGACACTGAGccaaccacagaagaagaagaaaccagGTGAGCGCTGCACAGACACTCCCTCTCTGAAGTCACTCGTCATACACGCATGGTGCCATGATGACAGGAGTGGCACGGCTCAACCAAGACTAGACTAGGGCACTGTCTGTgctgtttgatttatttatgagTAAGATTCCCACAGTGAAGTCATTCTAACTGGTGAACTCCCAACAGATGTGTAATTTAGGGCAACAAAGAAGCTCAGTCAGTACAACACATAAACTAAAGAATTCACTGACAATCAGACATGAAAAAATCCCTCAgttttgatgattttaatgcAGCGAGAAGGAATTGGCTGTCAGTGTAGCAATCACACGGCTACACATTGTTATTTTGGGATTGCTATAAttgaaacagaaacaacaaaatattagaCTCCTGTCAGGGAGGCTTCAAATCTTCATTTGCTCTCATTCAGCAAAGAATTATGCATGAAAACAAGCATGTTTCTATCTAGACCAGGCCAAAACCAATCATCCATAAACACTGCAAATAAAAGACTAGTGTGATGTAAAATTCATACCTAAAGTGTGGCTTTCTGCAAAAACAACCCTGCCATTGCTGAGAATTTAAAAGGAGGGAAATGTTTCAAGGAATTACACTGAAGttgtatttatcttttaaaacaaatgcttaaaatgtgtaaaaatgcatcaaaaattaaaaaaattaccaGATAAGGTACTTCCAAAACATGAGACGATCACCTGTTGAAACATTGCGACAGAAATATAGATTAACTGATGTTACTAACTTCCTCCTTTGCCGCTCTTCTCCATGCGATATTGGTAAATGTGTAGCGTAAACAACATGTGGGAGTTGCgtcgctcctcctcctccacattTGGCCGACTGGTACTTCGTGCAGCAATCGCGGCATCCAGGAAGAAGGCAGCTTTCTCAGCTGTTGGGGCACGTAGCTCGCTCTGATTCTGGAGCTGCAGGGGGGAAGGAAGAGACAGAggaaagggttagggttagcaaAAGGGACCACATAGGGCTTTAGAAAGAGGATAGATGTCGAAAGGATACCAGGGAGCGAGCTAATTGGACCTCGGCACACATTCAGAGCCCATTAGATTGGGTCTCGGGGGCAATTAAAACAGCAGATATGCACAGGCAGGGAAGAGGATTAGGAGTGGTAATGGCGAAGCAGGAGGCAACGGCACATCTCTTTGCCATAGATGTGATGTTGGttgaggaggaagagaagacaGGAGGAGGGGGGTAATCATGAAGAGGGCCCACGTGTGGCTGCTGAGTAGAAGAGCAACATGAAGCATCGCACAGCCTTTGAAGTCCAAACAgatccccccaaaaaacaacatCTGACAGCAACACCTGTGAGTGCCATCAAACCAACAGTCCTCCACCATCCCCCAATAACAGTCCTATTGTGCTGCAGAGGGATAGCGCTAACACATGGGTAATAGATGCTGATGGATGCTGACAGCAGAGTCAATACAAAGGTAAGAAGAAAGCCATCAATACCACAGATGGGTTTGGGGAAATATAAAGCAAAGGATTTGTGAGGCAGGCAGGATAGAGTGGGAAGTCCTGggagataaaaacacacatacacactcttaCACTcacataaaaaagtcaaaatcttttGGAGAGGAAGGGGTAgatcacagacagacagagatcaATACACGCACAGACTAATACTGTATAACCCACAGAGAGAATAAAAGGATAAGGGAACAAAGAAGAATAAAGGAGGTGGAATTCTGCTCACCTGAGTGCCACAGATGGGATCCTCTCTCAGGTGGATTCCTGGGGATTGGCCCTCCTGCAGACTGCCTGTTGACACCTCAGACAACAAGTCCTTCAGCTCTTCATCTTTCCCAAAGATTTCCACTGCAGACACTCGGACAGAGAAGCGCGTGCCGGTCTTCTCCTTTCGCTCGTTGATGAGCTTGAAGAGCCAGGAAATGGCACAGGGCACAATGCCGAGGCTCTGAGTGGAGCTGTCTTTGCCAATCATGGTGTATGTCTTGCCTGGGGAGGTGTgaaagaaggagaggaagaaggtGAGGGGGATAGAGATGGAAATAACACCTTTGTGTGCAAGCCAGGTAGACTCATGATAATTTCAACCTCATGTTTTTGTAAGGGAGCTGTCTGAAAAAGGtaaaagatgaagaagaaacaGCTTCAAGGTATTTCTATCATTATCCCTGAACACTGTTGTGAATTGTGTGAACATGTGTAAAACAGGTAACACACCGTATATGTTGTCTGTAGTTGTCATGACAACATATTgttagatgtttttttcccttcaatTGTGGAGAAAGCTAAATGTATTACACACTGAATCAAGACGAATTTCCCCATgggtttaaaaatatataccGTATCACATCTAATTATTTTGATATTGACCAAACATATTATATCTTATTGTACTGTACCATGTTAAATTGCAATTTATGTATTCCATGTCATACCATGTGCCATATCATCTTATTGAACTGTAAAAGGTACTGTATCATACTGTACCAGATCTCATTGTATAAAACCTTATCCAGTCATGTCtaatattgtatcgtatcgtattgtatcctTCCCTGTTGTTCAATGGCTACCATAGGTCACCATAATGTATCTTATAGTGCTGTGCCAGATCCTATGTTACTGTATACCACCATACATAACTGTATTGTACTGCATCCTATTGACCTACACTGTACTGTATTATACTGTATTGTTCCATATCCTTCCCTACCCTGTTGTTCAGTACCATACTTCACCATAACATTTCTTATTGAACCACGTCAGATCCTACCTTAATGTAACTTACCATAGCGTACCGTGTCGTGTTGTACTATATCAAATGATATCATATGTTATTGTATAGCATAGTATGGTATCTTAATATACTGTATCctatcataccataccaaagTGTAATGTAACAGCCAATTGGTTTGTTTGACATTCTACAGTAATGTTGAATTTTATGTTTTACCAGAATCTACATAACCCTATAGCATCACATTGTGTATGCCTACCTTACTGTcataccattaaataccataCGATATTGTATCGTAATGTGTCCTATTGTACtatatggtatggtttggtatggtatggtatggtagcgtttggtttggtatggtatggtttggtatggtactGTATGGGATGGTGGCAtttggtatgatatggtatggtatggtttggtatggtatggtatagtatggtatggtggCGTATGGTATGGTACTGTATGgcatggtatagtatggtatagtatggtatgtaGCGCATGGTTTGATATAGTATGGTATTgtttggtatggtattgtaCTGTATGGTTTGGGAGcatttggtatggtatggtatgttataGTTTGGTATGGTactgtattgtatggtatggtatggggctgcatggtggcgcaggggttagcgctgttggtGTACATTATGAAGGCTTCTGGTTCACTTCCcagccagggcctttctgttctccccgtgcatgcgtgggttctctcagggtactctggcttcctctcaCCACCTTAAAcgtgctcattaggttaactgggaCTCTTCATGTGAACCCTGGTaatgactggcgaccagtccagggtgtaccccccccccccacccccccacccaatgacagctgggaaagGCTCCATCTCCCCTGCGACCCAGTatagaaaatgatgaatgttatggtatggtttggtatgggaTGGTATGGTTTGGTGGTATAGTAATGTTTTGTTTGGTATGGTTCAGTATGGAAGCGTTTGGTCTTGTTTAATTTGGTAGCATTTGGTATGGTTATTATGGTAGGGTTTGGTATGGTTATTATGGTAGCGTTTGGTATGGTTCAGCCTGGCAGCATTTGGTAAGGTTCAGTATAGCAGCGTTTGGTATGGTGCAGCATGGTAGGGTTTGGTATCATTCAGCATGGTAGGGTTTGATATGGTTTAGCATGGTAGCCTTTGGTATGGTTGAGCATGGTAGGGTTTGGTATGGTTTAGTATGGTAACATTTGGTATGGTTCAGCATGGTAGCATTTGGTATGGTTCATTATGGTAGGGTTGTGTAGGGTTCAGTTTGTTAGCGCTTGGGATGGTTCAGTATGGTAGCATTTGGTAAGGTTCAGCATGGTAGGATTTGGTATGGTTTAGTGTGGTAGGGTTTGGTATGGTTAGGCTTGGAATCATTTAGTATGGTTTAGTATGGTAGTGTTTGGTTCAATACAGTAGAGTTTGAAATGGTTCAGCATGGTAGGGTTTGATATGGTTTAGCATGGTAGCATTTGGTATTGTTCAGTATGGTAGCGTTTGGTATGGTTTAGTATGGTAGAGTTTGGTAAGAATCAGTTTGGTAGCATTTGGTATGGTTTAGTATGGTAGGGTTTGGTAAGGTTCAGCCTGGTAGCATTTGGTATGGTTTAGTATGGTAGAGTTTGGTATGGTTCAGTATGGCAGCGTTTGGTATGGTTCAATATGGTAGGGTTTGGTATGGTTTAGTATAGTAGGGTTTGGTAGGGTTCAGTTTGTTAGCATTTGGTATTGTTAGTGTGGTAGCATTTAGTAGGGTTCAGTTTGGTAGCATTTGGTATGATTCAGTATGGTTTAGTGTGATAGGGTTTGGTATGGCTAGGCTTGGAATCATTTGGTATGGTTTAATATGGTAGCGTTTGTTATGCTTCAGTATGGTAGGGTTTGGTATGGTATCGTTTGGTACAG
This genomic window from Cheilinus undulatus linkage group 18, ASM1832078v1, whole genome shotgun sequence contains:
- the kif26ab gene encoding kinesin-like protein KIF26A isoform X1, whose product is MSSFGGDSAPDGRDQNNRAFTVEGCPSGESPVTPRKRLHSVEDPRCSSRPPPEGAGSVSISESEEKGGFCQQCQKKVSELKKQALALADQNSLKDPGYATFLFEQLQTPGSHDAAISCCKVCSTPLHQLRQEALQTLHAPILTFSSDMATTTTSSFLPQPARFTVSSSSVHAKQLSKGQPAAHSVLPLGERHRVPGWSQCPVPSATSGQKTSVQVTMAGGQISGSLSSVTIQAQQYLEGMWSISRVNNFLPQPKPVHGLMGEADRDVAPSEAPLTSTSMTTTSTSSTLTPCRLRSCSQPGLPAPNTSTSTSASSSAAASFFIRAAQKLNLSSKRKKHQPSLLHPQEPSIYPTNFSGILQVSPPPAPPCLLRAVSKVKENPGMGKVKVMMRICPSLEAADSSESQSFLKVDSRKKQLTLYDPASSPHSGSGHRRSATVAVPKIFAFDAVFTQDASQAEVCSGTVAEVIQSVVNGADGCIFCFGQVKLGKTYTMIGKDSSTQSLGIVPCAISWLFKLINERKEKTGTRFSVRVSAVEIFGKDEELKDLLSEVSTGSLQEGQSPGIHLREDPICGTQLQNQSELRAPTAEKAAFFLDAAIAARSTSRPNVEEEERRNSHMLFTLHIYQYRMEKSGKGGMSGGRSRLHLIDLGSCEKVLSKSRDGGGGLCLSLNALGNVIMALANGAKHVPYRDSKLTMLLRESLGNINCRTTMIAHISDSPANYADSLTTIQLASRIHRMRKKKSKYASSSSGGESSCEEGRIRRPPHLRPFHPRTVALDPDLPLMLSDPDYSSSSEQSCDTVIYVGPGGTAISDRELSDNEGPPAFVPIIPSLNKKKSTKDGPLDRDQFFKCNTFAELQERLECIDGSEEPTAFVGEGKKCQASPKTDKSKESQGSVSPKTVANISHTQEGVSPKQSPKSVAMQPSCSPSSKSKLDNAKTQCTEKAPSDSVQNVYRTSADGEKSLVSESRASINKQATVAGSNSEPVVREKVFSNKKALPKPAPPPSQQKENTDKEERSGTRMPPVGMSHQAVKRRDPYSSPLLSAPVEVCQVRSTLRDRCLDRDILRATVTLQQPVELNGEDELVFTVVEELSIGSIVDKGRPSSIISFNSDCSLQALASGSRPVSIISSINDEFDAYTSAVGGSEVNIAVVTPLQEGAMECIDSRGSSISSWLSEVSVCTVASEGTHSTDVFLPQSKHIAPEATFYFDSLDMLHCISSPRDAKNSLNDSGFDFSELDSDSATSSKLSLTKCPPSPESAKGSLRLTSKIIKAHSLSSSQLPQPPSIVHSSLPRKIKPTSSISHSSSSSSREPPRQEAKQQEDPWQRSDNHPEPQFSDSSNTSKFLRNPPSGIPSYKTSNNSNSVPRPPKVQGSTSSQRVVDGCEKSASKNPPSKMPQLRRGATTLGTVPVIHSSTDYKGVQDVIASPSSLKYSSLGKTNKASSQKASNLPRPGCTSPPPPPPVRKSSLDHKTKTLLPQSALKSAYGEAGKGTRAAVSEDELEVRHRVDSASYKASSLNTAKVTSSLKGRGPRGESGQHYGSQMSLERCDSLSLSGSRAALSRENSGASLGSSKSNKSIPRFGIPNSSSSPIATCPSSPSGGSLSRPGQVKASANTRALGTVNGSKARSLSANNSKGLSSSTKSLATPVSKNTNANLPPSGRTSATRTAAAAVSSKPGRGTIMGTKQAMRAANSRVSELATGNISGKHMRGSGDSDSGNDSGVNVCDDKSPVAMLPSPYSKITAPRRPQRYSSGHGSDNSSVLSGELPPAMGRTALFYHSGGSSGYESMIRDSEATGSASSAHDSMSESGMSSSGRMRSSKYPKKRANGFQRRRLIPAPLPDSSSLGKKAATAGQWVDLPPMSGPLKEPFEIKVYEIDDVERLQRRRQEETAEQPFQDVDKGLQYFNSKLKMLERRQQQVRELRAKHEVLLEELEDTKARLMMDPSKWIGEFEVDQSLDRESLEYLEALAQATEELEFCVNLCKSRIMMVTCFDIAMSTPGAQEGLREVEV